In one window of Opitutus sp. GAS368 DNA:
- a CDS encoding alginate lyase family protein: MPLDFNLQAFERPRIVQVAEAALASEPRSITTAVNPRSAGGPHDFSSEGDYWWPDPANPAGPYLQRDGLTNPDNFVAHRQLLLGFARDFGALAAAWRVSGDERFAAAAVRHAHKWFVDPATRMNPSLLYSQAIKGRSTGRSIGVIDTLHLAEVALGVEALRGSKALTPAEDAALTGWFRDYLHWLRTHPYGVEESNAKNNHGTCAWLQIACFARLTGDQAALAESRARLKGVLLPGQLAADGSFPEELRRTKPYGYSIFNLDVMTALAVVCSTPGDNLMTWSLPDGRNLAQGVTWLAPFLADKNLWLKTVHRAAPGPDGAAKPTNELVKPDVMYWDNWPVRQPSLIFGALATGRRDWLELWQKLDPDPTVGEIRRNFPIRNPVLWVR; encoded by the coding sequence ATGCCCCTCGATTTCAACCTCCAGGCCTTCGAACGCCCCCGCATTGTCCAGGTCGCCGAGGCGGCCCTGGCCAGCGAACCGCGCAGCATCACCACGGCCGTCAACCCCCGCAGCGCCGGCGGCCCGCACGACTTTTCCTCCGAGGGCGACTACTGGTGGCCCGACCCGGCCAATCCCGCCGGTCCCTACCTCCAGCGCGACGGGCTGACCAATCCCGACAACTTCGTCGCCCACCGCCAGCTGCTGCTCGGCTTTGCCCGGGACTTCGGCGCGCTGGCGGCGGCCTGGCGCGTCAGCGGCGACGAACGCTTCGCCGCCGCCGCCGTGCGCCATGCGCACAAGTGGTTTGTCGACCCGGCCACGCGGATGAACCCCAGCCTGCTCTACTCGCAGGCCATCAAGGGTCGCAGCACCGGCCGCAGCATCGGGGTGATCGACACCCTGCACCTCGCCGAGGTGGCGCTCGGGGTCGAGGCCCTGCGCGGCTCGAAGGCGCTGACCCCGGCCGAGGACGCCGCGCTCACCGGCTGGTTCCGCGACTACCTGCACTGGCTGCGCACGCATCCCTACGGCGTCGAGGAGAGCAACGCGAAGAACAACCACGGCACCTGCGCCTGGCTGCAGATCGCCTGTTTCGCCCGGCTCACCGGCGACCAGGCCGCGCTGGCCGAGAGCCGGGCGCGCCTGAAGGGAGTCCTGCTCCCGGGCCAGCTCGCCGCCGACGGCAGTTTCCCCGAGGAGCTGCGCCGCACCAAGCCCTACGGCTATTCCATTTTCAACCTCGACGTGATGACGGCGCTTGCCGTCGTGTGCTCCACGCCCGGCGACAACCTGATGACGTGGTCACTGCCCGACGGCCGCAACCTGGCGCAAGGCGTGACCTGGCTCGCGCCGTTTCTCGCCGACAAGAATCTCTGGCTGAAAACCGTCCACCGGGCCGCGCCCGGGCCCGATGGCGCCGCCAAGCCGACGAACGAACTCGTGAAACCCGACGTGATGTATTGGGACAACTGGCCGGTGCGGCAGCCCAGCCTGATTTTCGGCGCGCTCGCCACCGGCCGGCGCGACTGGCTGGAACTCTGGCAAAAGCTCGACCCGGACCCGACGGTCGGGGAAATCCGCCGGAACTTTCCGATCCGCAATCCCGTGTTGTGGGTGCGGTGA
- a CDS encoding sigma-54 dependent transcriptional regulator gives MPSLLIVDDLISIHEMLEAVIQPTGYKTAFATDGEKGLARYKAEKYDLVLADIDMKPMDGITLLKQLKAYDPTVVVIIMTAYASTESAIQALKFGAFDYLQKPFKVDELMQALKRGLEFRRSVLERETLGTAPAVQAGDFEARLPGPSAKIKRLIAQLKKLATARTPVLISGEIGSGHLVAAELLHAAGSPAGSPFITIDCRQSSLETLRAGLLGQNGAGGAWVQEAQGGTLFLQHLQSLHKDAQVEMISVLRNNAHTFRLVCSSEEDLEKLAEEGGFNEELFYRVAALPVHLPPLRERPEDIPVLLKEAAAKVTNPQFDAKMVEFAEDALAAFRAYFWPGNLFEFTQVVSRLVASTETRVITAAQLPVSLRELKDWPPLADYLAAQEKDYLARALQACRGDKARAARALGIDVSRFG, from the coding sequence ATGCCTTCCCTCCTCATTGTCGATGACCTCATCTCGATCCACGAGATGCTCGAGGCTGTGATCCAGCCGACCGGTTACAAGACCGCGTTCGCGACCGACGGGGAGAAAGGGCTGGCCCGCTACAAGGCGGAGAAATACGACCTCGTGCTCGCCGACATCGACATGAAGCCGATGGACGGCATCACGCTGCTCAAGCAGCTCAAGGCCTATGATCCCACCGTGGTGGTCATCATTATGACGGCCTACGCCAGCACCGAGAGCGCGATCCAGGCCTTGAAGTTCGGTGCGTTCGACTACCTGCAAAAACCCTTCAAGGTCGATGAGCTCATGCAGGCGCTAAAGCGCGGCCTGGAGTTCCGCCGCTCCGTCCTCGAACGCGAGACCTTGGGCACCGCTCCGGCGGTCCAGGCCGGGGATTTCGAGGCCCGGCTCCCGGGGCCCAGCGCGAAGATCAAGCGGCTCATCGCCCAGCTCAAGAAGCTCGCCACGGCGCGCACCCCCGTCCTCATCTCGGGCGAAATCGGCAGCGGCCACCTGGTGGCCGCGGAACTGCTGCATGCCGCCGGCTCGCCCGCGGGCAGCCCCTTCATCACGATCGATTGCCGGCAGAGCTCCCTGGAGACGCTGCGGGCCGGCCTGCTCGGGCAGAATGGCGCGGGCGGCGCCTGGGTGCAGGAGGCCCAGGGCGGCACGCTTTTTCTGCAGCACCTGCAAAGCCTGCACAAGGATGCGCAGGTGGAGATGATTTCCGTGCTCCGCAACAACGCCCATACTTTCCGCCTCGTGTGTTCCAGCGAGGAGGACCTGGAGAAGCTGGCGGAGGAGGGCGGGTTCAACGAGGAACTGTTCTACCGGGTCGCCGCGCTGCCGGTGCACCTGCCGCCGCTGCGCGAACGTCCCGAGGATATCCCGGTCCTGCTCAAGGAGGCGGCCGCGAAAGTCACGAACCCGCAGTTTGATGCCAAGATGGTGGAGTTTGCGGAGGACGCGCTGGCGGCGTTCCGCGCCTATTTCTGGCCGGGCAATTTGTTCGAGTTTACCCAGGTCGTTTCGCGGCTGGTCGCCTCCACCGAGACGCGGGTCATCACCGCGGCCCAGCTGCCGGTCTCTCTCCGCGAATTGAAGGACTGGCCGCCCCTGGCCGACTACCTCGCCGCCCAGGAAAAGGACTATCTCGCCCGCGCCCTGCAGGCTTGCCGGGGGGACAAGGCCCGCGCGGCCAGGGCGCTCGGGATTGACGTCAGCCGCTTCGGTTGA